A single window of Bombus pascuorum chromosome 1, iyBomPasc1.1, whole genome shotgun sequence DNA harbors:
- the LOC132910000 gene encoding tetratricopeptide repeat protein 31-like isoform X2 — protein MFHYTHAIKLDPQNYSLYSNRSFAFLKLQQYHFAMEDALMTIQLKPDWTKGYFRKAEVESQTFHFSEALQSYNKALFCQPNEPTILEAMNRVRQLLIKDKRADQQIPWLGAGVGIILGVIVVIADYVFTNKPTLTHPLLMALLTMSIAMLGFGIAKGFRYFVKCQRKSLLEPPKDLFGDNKEEFDDVEAEMNNEKEKHSKYSKAQARQRFRKGKS, from the exons ATGTTTCATTACACTCATGCCATTAAACTAGACCCACAAAATTACTCCTTGTATAGTAATCGATCATTTGCATTCTTAAAATTACAACAATATCATTTTGCAATGGAAGATGCATTAATGACAATTCAATTAAAACCTGATTGGACTAAG GGTTATTTTAGAAAGGCTGAAGTAGAGTCACAAACCTTCCACTTTAGTGAAGCACTTCAATCTTACAATAAAGCTTTATTCTGTCAACCAAATGAACCAACGATTTTAGAAGCAATGAACAGAGTAagacaattattaattaaagacAAACGAG CTGATCAACAAATACCTTGGCTTGGTGCTGGTGTTGGTATCATACTTGGAGTAATAGTTGTAATCGCTGATTatgtttttacaaataaacCCACATTAACG CATCCTCTTTTGATGGCCTTATTAACGATGTCTATAGCAATGCTAGGTTTTGGCATTGCAAAGGGATTCCGTTATTTTGTAAAGTGTCAAAGAAAATCACTTTTGGAACCTCCAAAGGATCTCTTTGGTGataataaagaagaatttgaTGATGTTGAAGCAGAAATGAATAACGAGAAGGAAAAACATTCAAAATATAGTAAAGCACAAGCACGACAAAGATTCaggaaaggaaaatcgtaG
- the LOC132910000 gene encoding uncharacterized protein LOC132910000 isoform X1, protein MSNTREAEVQIFKERGNACVKEQKYVEAMFHYTHAIKLDPQNYSLYSNRSFAFLKLQQYHFAMEDALMTIQLKPDWTKGYFRKAEVESQTFHFSEALQSYNKALFCQPNEPTILEAMNRVRQLLIKDKRADQQIPWLGAGVGIILGVIVVIADYVFTNKPTLTHPLLMALLTMSIAMLGFGIAKGFRYFVKCQRKSLLEPPKDLFGDNKEEFDDVEAEMNNEKEKHSKYSKAQARQRFRKGKS, encoded by the exons ATGTCGAACACACGGGAAGCAGAG GTACAAATCTTCAAGGAACGCGGAAACGCGTGTGTGAAAGAACAAAAGTATGTAGAGGCTATGTTTCATTACACTCATGCCATTAAACTAGACCCACAAAATTACTCCTTGTATAGTAATCGATCATTTGCATTCTTAAAATTACAACAATATCATTTTGCAATGGAAGATGCATTAATGACAATTCAATTAAAACCTGATTGGACTAAG GGTTATTTTAGAAAGGCTGAAGTAGAGTCACAAACCTTCCACTTTAGTGAAGCACTTCAATCTTACAATAAAGCTTTATTCTGTCAACCAAATGAACCAACGATTTTAGAAGCAATGAACAGAGTAagacaattattaattaaagacAAACGAG CTGATCAACAAATACCTTGGCTTGGTGCTGGTGTTGGTATCATACTTGGAGTAATAGTTGTAATCGCTGATTatgtttttacaaataaacCCACATTAACG CATCCTCTTTTGATGGCCTTATTAACGATGTCTATAGCAATGCTAGGTTTTGGCATTGCAAAGGGATTCCGTTATTTTGTAAAGTGTCAAAGAAAATCACTTTTGGAACCTCCAAAGGATCTCTTTGGTGataataaagaagaatttgaTGATGTTGAAGCAGAAATGAATAACGAGAAGGAAAAACATTCAAAATATAGTAAAGCACAAGCACGACAAAGATTCaggaaaggaaaatcgtaG
- the LOC132909988 gene encoding RNA polymerase II elongation factor Ell isoform X2 — MAALAAGVQYGLSSHSNFHENKSLIFVKLTDSAQRAIEDFLRNRNKTTQNPTIQFLGNEGQLSFPSTQSNHGSTGFTFSLSGNQDIEGPQGSFECIQQTGPKSLESLGALPCKMRIQANDDVYETTRHRMAVAEENNKNKCTRVIKPNGPDIGRKVKVKTTGRTIPSPSPSNSRYRESTSIPTSVSQPRMSSSYKAAVNNQPTARNQPEKKISDIMRRPLKERLIHLLALRPYKKPELYDRINREGIKDRERTAMTTILKQVAFMRDNTYHLHRYVWNDVLEDWPYYTEQEKTMLKRRKPQNLTPPGSSDGSSGSGQSPNSTHPGSPPAITAPPPSLLSNKRPGYYQGNDGLPTKRPRISHYKKPELNSGSSNMGENGRTASSSGGNSNSVSVVSSGSGGSSSANGGSGGNSGGVIDGWDQRQHQRDRRGDYRPERTANSDVLRGGSYGHGKACLTPTSDSEETNQHGHRDGNTGMSASNVANNSTTGHSSVAHNNSLSGSRHHHGKTAMLASEANAGTAVNCVARSMPSAASDGGSAGSYSGSSNGILADRRDRSDRNDRGRSGDRDRDPRKKNNGTADNSYNDLIVPNYAATEHNPDGLHLEESPKSSEYPDYLTYYTTISSLEQRRRYKAEFNADYEEYRRLHAQVAKVSKRFIQLQDRLRREEASGNWDEYEEIRQQILDEYSETKRDPKHKETKHRFHYLHEKLSHIKRLVLEYDTQNCGGMANSSNVGSSNDMKEMDSLHY, encoded by the exons CAACTCTCCTTTCCATCTACCCAATCCAACCATGGATCGACAGGGTTTACGTTTAGCCTTTCTGGCAATCAGGACATCGAGGGTCCTCAGGGTAGCTTCGAATGCATCCAACAGACAGGCCCTAA GAGCCTGGAGAGTCTTGGCGCATTGCCGTGTAAAATGCGGATACAGGCGAACGACGATGTGTACGAGACAACCAGGCATCGGATGGCCGTCGCCGAGGAGAATAACAAGAATAAATG CACCAGAGTTATCAAGCCAAACGGACCGGACATCGGGCGCAAGGTGAAGGTGAAAACTACCGGAAGAACTATTCCATCTCCATCACCGTCGAATTCGAGGTATCGGGAATCGACGAGCATTCCAACTTCCGTTAGTCAGCCTAGAATGTCTTCCTCTTACAAGGCTGCTGTCAATAATCAACCAACAGCCCGAAATCAACCAGAGAAAAAAATCTCCGATATCATGCGTAGACCACTCAA GGAAAGGCTTATCCATCTTCTTGCTTTGCGGCCATACAAAAAGCCGGAATTGTACGATCGTATAAACAgag AGGGCATCAAAGATCGAGAACGTACCGCTATGACGACAATTCTGAAACAGGTAGCTTTCATGAGGGATAACACGTATCATCTGCATAGATACGTCTGGAATGACGTGCTAGAAGATTGGCCTTATTACACGGAACAGGAAAAAACGAtgttgaaaagaagaaaacctCAGAATCTAACGCCTCCTGGTTCTAGCGATGGATCCAGCG GCAGCGGGCAATCCCCAAATTCCACTCATCCAGGTTCACCGCCTGCGATTACAGCACCTCCACCCTCATTACTGAGCAACAAGCGACCAGGTTATTACCAGGGTAACGATGGATTGCCTACAAAAAGACCACGTATATCTCATTATAAGAAGCCAGAATTGAATTCTGGATCGTCGAACATGGGAGAAAATGGAAGGACGGCTAGTAGTAGTGGTGGAAATAGTAACAGTGTTAGTGTCGTTTCCAGTGGATCCGGTGGTAGTAGTAGTGCTAATGGTGGCAGTGGTGGTAACAGCGGTGGTGTGATCGACGGCTGGGATCAACGACAACATCAGCGTGATCGTCGTGGCGATTATCGACCCGAAAGAACAGCAAACAGTGATGTGCTACGAGGTGGAAGCTATGGTCATGGAAAAGCGTGCTTGACGCCAACCAGTGATAGTGAAGAGACCAACCAGCACGGTCATCGGGACGGGAACACCGGAATGTCTGCGAGCAACGTCGCTAACAATTCGACAACTGGCCATAGTAGTGTAGCCCATAATAATTCTTTGAGCGGCAGTCGTCATCATCACGGAAAGACTGCAATGCTTGCTAGCGAAGCGAATGCCGGTACGGCTGTGAATTGCGTGGCACGTTCGATGCCGAGTGCCGCGAGTGACGGTGGTAGTGCAGGTAGTTATAGTGGTAGTTCGAATGGAATACTCGCCGACAGGAGAGATAGAAGCGATAGGAACGATAGGGGACGCTCTGGCGACAGGGATCGTGACCCCAGAAAGAAGAATAACGGAACAGCCGATAACTCGTATAACGACTTAATCGTACCTAACTATGCCGCCACTGAACATAATCCTGACGGTCTTCACTTAGAGGAGAGTCCTAAATCATCGGAGTATCCGGACTACCTCAC GTATTATACGACAATAAGCAGTTTAGAACAGAGAAGACGTTACAAGGCAGAATTCAATGCTGATTATGAAGAATATCGAAGGCTGCATGCTCAAGTGGCGAAAGTATCTAAACGATTCATTCAGCTTCAAGATCGTTTGAGACGGGAAGAGGCCTCTGGAAATTGGGACGAATACGAG GAAATAAGGCAGCAAATTTTGGACGAGTATAGCGAGACAAAACGCGATCCTAAGCATAAGGAAACGAAACATCGTTTTCATTACTTGCATGAAAAGCTAAGCCACATCAAGCGACTGGTATTGGAATATGACACGCAGAACTGTGGTGGCATGGCTAACAGCAGCAACGTCGGTAGTAGCAACGACATGAAGGAAATGGATAGTTTGCACTACTGA